A section of the Hemitrygon akajei chromosome 8, sHemAka1.3, whole genome shotgun sequence genome encodes:
- the LOC140731512 gene encoding cardiotrophin-2-like has translation MTEALNTGRDGGASLLPETPVGFMAGFLLFTLSVTLLAVSTADPSAHSIPFQRSLNLSRKILQDVRDLLITYKREKIGNAAFEDYNVDLKSLPRSSNVYSYWLQMQDVERLQCNAKDLNIFWVHVDFKRVDEMGECQQCALSKSIEVVSLDLRDLISQLSSQIQALNSSLPEPPEFSIPISTPSGSNTWLSKLQGYIIFRDLETYLNKVVRDFTLLNTKYQA, from the exons ATGacagaagccctgaacactggcagggatggagGAGCTTCACTGCTGCCCGAAACACCA GTAGGATTCATGGCGGGCTtcctgctcttcactctctccgttACACTCCTTGCTGTATCGACTGCGGATCCAAGTGCCCACAGCATCCCCTTCCAAAGGAGCCTGAATCTTTCCCGGAAGATCCTGCAGGATGTTCGCGATCTGCTGATCACCTAC AAACGAGAGAAAATTGGAAATGCTGCCTTTGAGGATTACAACGTGGATCTGAAGAGCTTGCCGCGTTCCAGTAACGTCTACAGCTATTGGCTGCAGATGCAG GACGTGGAGCGCCTGCAGTGCAATGCCAAGGACCTGAACATCTTCTGGGTCCACGTGGACTTCAAGCGAGTGGATGAGATGGGCGAGTGTCAACAGTGTGCGCTCAGCAAGTCCATAGAGGTGGTGTCCTTGGATCTCAGGGACCTCATCTCTCAGCTGAGCTCTCAG ATCCAGGCTCTCAACAGCAGCCTACCAGAACCCCCGGAGTTCAGCATCCCGATCAGCACCCCGAGCGGCAGTAACACGTGGCTCAGCAAACTGCAGGGCTACATCATCTTCCGCGACCTGGAGACCTACCTGAACAAGGTTGTCCGCGACTTCACCCTCTTAAACACCAAGTACCAGGCCTGA